One Myxococcales bacterium genomic region harbors:
- a CDS encoding DUF2306 domain-containing protein, which produces MSPSRHASSGTTSWVAPALLLLGVVPTIAGAHRLAMLASVVAPSEGSARFFAAAPMIATHIVSACTFALVGAFQLAPSVRARHPKAHALAGYVAAPMGLVSALSGLALTLTFAPGPHDGAALFAMRLVVGVAMVVELALGLFALRRRRYLAHGAWMLRAYALGLGAGTQVLTHLPLLVAKVEITVGSRAVAMGAGWLVNALVAEWVVRTRRSAPTRASALETRRAPLGET; this is translated from the coding sequence CCTCGTGGGTCGCGCCCGCGCTCCTCTTGCTCGGCGTCGTCCCGACGATCGCCGGCGCCCATCGCCTCGCCATGCTGGCGTCCGTCGTGGCGCCGAGCGAGGGCTCGGCGCGGTTCTTCGCCGCCGCCCCCATGATCGCGACGCACATCGTGAGCGCGTGCACGTTCGCGCTCGTGGGGGCGTTCCAGCTCGCCCCGTCCGTCCGCGCGCGGCACCCGAAGGCCCACGCGCTCGCGGGCTACGTGGCGGCGCCGATGGGCCTCGTGTCGGCGCTGTCGGGGCTCGCGCTGACGCTCACGTTCGCGCCGGGGCCGCACGACGGCGCGGCGCTCTTCGCGATGCGGCTGGTCGTCGGCGTGGCGATGGTGGTGGAGCTCGCGCTCGGCCTCTTCGCGCTCCGCCGGCGGCGGTACCTCGCGCATGGGGCCTGGATGCTTCGAGCGTACGCTCTCGGGCTCGGCGCGGGCACGCAGGTCCTCACGCACCTCCCGCTCTTGGTCGCCAAGGTGGAGATCACCGTGGGGAGCCGCGCGGTCGCCATGGGCGCCGGTTGGCTCGTGAACGCCCTCGTCGCCGAGTGGGTCGTTCGCACGCGACGGAGCGCCCCCACGCGAGCCTCGGCCCTCGAGACCAGGAGGGCTCCCCTCGGGGAGACATGA
- a CDS encoding AraC family transcriptional regulator, producing the protein MRGYPTKPSGGATVNRRGRASFVATVGAKTVRAALVAAERAGLDVPRLAADVGVELARLADPDARVPHDSWVALFRHLEDRTGDPGIGLHLVGALPFGHFDAVDYLVASSATAEEGLARLVRAFPIVSTAAEHTVRRVGAELRVARTSRPGVATTRAGTELAIGGMVRRLAELSGGAFVPERIELAHPPSVSPETYARVLLCPVLSEREAHVVVYRASSGSVPMRDAAPTLSLALDAHVEALLARLGEGPPGTTEIVRRAVARDLSAGPPPLARVAKALAMAPRTLQRRLEAEGTDYRSVVDTTREEAARAYLADGRYAAGEVAYLVGFSDPSAFQKAFARWTGKSPGAYRAALTASAQRDARAPRRPPTAR; encoded by the coding sequence GTGCGCGGATATCCCACGAAGCCCTCCGGGGGTGCGACCGTGAACCGACGTGGGCGTGCGTCGTTCGTCGCTACGGTCGGTGCGAAGACCGTGCGGGCCGCGCTCGTGGCGGCCGAGCGCGCCGGGCTCGACGTGCCTCGTCTCGCGGCGGACGTAGGTGTCGAGCTCGCACGCCTCGCCGATCCCGACGCGCGCGTCCCCCACGACTCGTGGGTCGCTCTCTTCCGTCACCTCGAGGACCGCACGGGTGATCCGGGGATCGGCCTTCACCTCGTCGGGGCGCTCCCGTTCGGCCACTTCGATGCCGTCGACTACCTGGTGGCCTCGAGCGCGACCGCCGAAGAGGGGCTCGCGAGGCTCGTCCGGGCATTTCCGATCGTGAGCACCGCCGCCGAGCACACCGTGCGTCGGGTCGGCGCGGAGCTTCGAGTGGCGCGCACGTCACGTCCTGGCGTCGCGACGACGCGCGCGGGGACGGAGCTCGCCATCGGGGGCATGGTGCGCCGCCTCGCCGAGCTCTCGGGAGGTGCGTTCGTGCCCGAGCGGATCGAGCTCGCCCATCCTCCCTCCGTCTCTCCCGAGACGTACGCGCGCGTGCTCCTTTGCCCCGTGCTCTCCGAACGCGAAGCCCACGTGGTCGTGTACCGCGCGTCGTCGGGCTCGGTGCCCATGCGGGACGCCGCGCCGACTTTGTCCCTCGCGCTCGACGCCCACGTCGAGGCGCTCCTCGCGCGGCTCGGGGAAGGCCCCCCGGGGACTACGGAAATCGTGCGTCGCGCCGTGGCGCGCGATCTCTCCGCGGGCCCGCCACCCCTTGCCCGTGTCGCGAAGGCGCTCGCGATGGCACCGCGGACCCTCCAGCGAAGGCTCGAGGCCGAGGGTACGGACTACCGCTCGGTCGTCGACACGACCCGCGAGGAGGCCGCACGCGCCTATCTCGCCGACGGTCGCTATGCGGCGGGCGAGGTCGCGTACCTCGTGGGCTTCTCGGACCCGAGCGCCTTCCAGAAGGCCTTTGCACGATGGACCGGGAAGAGCCCCGGAGCCTACCGCGCGGCCCTCACGGCTTCGGCGCAGCGCGACGCGCGAGCCCCACGGCGACCGCCGACAGCACGTTGA
- a CDS encoding cupin domain-containing protein yields MVDATKQSSLLGGMSTARFLREHWQKKPLLVRGAFPGFVDPIDPDELAGLACEDGVESRIVREKGGAYPWQVTWGPQEESIFAGLPRRGWTLLVQEINRWVPEAALLLEPFSFLPSVRVDDVMTSFAAPGGSVGPHVDSYDVFLIQGRGKRRWKYHTKPTKDRRILPDLDLRILQEFDAQADEVLEPGDMLYLPPNFAHHGVAVTPCLTYSIGFRSPCMGEVWSSFAAASARQSPASSTLLVDPPFSPASNPGAIPEELLSRIRAMVRSLDTSDEAIDRWFASFATRLKPGHELEPPRRAPEEKALFRKLERGAVLARSEEARWAFLPGTKGALRLYVGGVELVVPPRATALAKALCSKRRHAGPELVAATKDPAARALLVRLVAMGALFLLP; encoded by the coding sequence ATGGTCGACGCGACGAAGCAGAGCTCTCTCCTCGGCGGAATGTCCACCGCGCGGTTCTTGCGCGAACACTGGCAGAAGAAGCCTCTGCTCGTGCGCGGCGCCTTCCCGGGGTTCGTGGATCCGATCGACCCCGACGAGCTCGCAGGCCTCGCGTGCGAGGACGGGGTCGAGTCCCGCATCGTGCGCGAGAAGGGCGGCGCGTACCCCTGGCAGGTCACCTGGGGGCCCCAGGAAGAGTCGATCTTCGCCGGGCTCCCGAGGCGCGGATGGACCCTCCTCGTCCAAGAGATCAACCGCTGGGTCCCCGAGGCCGCGCTCCTCCTCGAGCCGTTCTCCTTCCTCCCGAGCGTGCGCGTGGACGACGTGATGACGAGCTTCGCCGCGCCGGGCGGCAGCGTAGGCCCGCACGTCGACAGCTACGACGTGTTCCTCATCCAGGGCCGCGGAAAACGGCGCTGGAAGTACCACACGAAGCCCACGAAGGACCGGCGCATCCTTCCCGACCTCGACCTCCGCATCCTCCAAGAGTTCGACGCGCAGGCCGACGAGGTGCTCGAGCCCGGCGACATGCTGTACCTGCCGCCCAACTTCGCGCACCACGGTGTCGCGGTCACGCCGTGCCTCACGTACTCGATCGGGTTCCGATCGCCGTGCATGGGCGAGGTGTGGTCGTCGTTCGCCGCGGCGTCCGCGAGGCAGAGCCCGGCGTCGTCGACCTTGCTCGTGGACCCGCCCTTTTCGCCTGCGTCGAACCCGGGCGCCATCCCCGAGGAGCTGCTCTCCCGCATTCGTGCCATGGTGCGCTCGCTCGACACGTCGGACGAGGCCATCGATCGGTGGTTCGCGTCGTTCGCGACGCGCCTCAAGCCCGGACACGAGCTCGAGCCGCCGCGGCGCGCTCCCGAAGAGAAGGCGCTCTTCCGCAAGCTCGAACGGGGCGCCGTGCTCGCGCGCTCCGAGGAGGCCCGCTGGGCGTTCTTGCCCGGCACGAAGGGGGCGCTCCGCCTCTACGTGGGCGGGGTGGAGCTCGTCGTGCCGCCCCGCGCGACGGCGCTCGCGAAGGCCCTGTGCTCGAAGCGACGCCACGCGGGCCCCGAGCTCGTGGCCGCGACGAAGGACCCCGCCGCGCGCGCGCTGCTCGTGCGCCTCGTCGCGATGGGCGCTTTGTTTCTTCTCCCGTAA